One Phenylobacterium hankyongense DNA segment encodes these proteins:
- a CDS encoding D-cysteine desulfhydrase yields the protein MHLARFNPVRFAHLPTPLEPLPRLTAALATSPGGGPELWIKRDDCTGLAGGGNKTRKLEYLLGDALANDADTLVTQGAVQSNHVRQTAAVAAKFGLACEIILEERTGSQAVDYTRSGNVLLDELMGAKVRRVPGGSDMGAALEAVAEEVRARGGRPYVIPGGGSNVIGALGYVECALEIVAEANAMGLKIDRIVTATGSAGTHAGLVAGLAVMGADIPVLGIGVRAPKDAQEASVFKLARETAELLGHRDRVTREMVVADCDYVGAGYGLIDAEVIEALKLAARTDAILLDPVYTGKAMKGLIALAGAGRFDGETVVFLHTGGAQGLFGYQSELEGQL from the coding sequence ATGCACCTCGCCCGCTTCAACCCCGTCCGCTTCGCCCACCTGCCCACGCCGCTGGAGCCCCTGCCCCGGCTGACCGCGGCGCTCGCCACCTCGCCCGGCGGCGGGCCGGAGCTGTGGATCAAGCGTGACGACTGCACGGGCCTGGCCGGCGGCGGCAACAAGACCCGCAAGCTCGAGTACCTGCTGGGCGACGCGCTCGCCAACGACGCCGACACCCTGGTCACCCAAGGCGCGGTGCAATCGAACCACGTGCGCCAGACCGCGGCGGTGGCCGCGAAGTTCGGCCTGGCCTGCGAGATCATCCTGGAGGAACGCACCGGCTCGCAGGCGGTCGACTACACCCGGTCCGGAAACGTGCTGCTCGACGAATTGATGGGCGCCAAGGTCCGCCGCGTGCCCGGCGGATCGGACATGGGCGCTGCGCTGGAGGCGGTGGCGGAGGAGGTGCGCGCCCGCGGCGGGCGGCCCTACGTCATTCCCGGCGGCGGCTCGAACGTCATCGGCGCCCTGGGCTACGTGGAGTGCGCCCTGGAGATCGTCGCCGAGGCTAACGCCATGGGCCTGAAGATCGACCGCATCGTCACCGCCACCGGCAGCGCCGGCACCCACGCCGGACTGGTCGCGGGCCTGGCGGTGATGGGCGCGGACATCCCGGTGCTCGGCATCGGCGTCCGCGCGCCGAAGGACGCGCAGGAGGCCAGCGTCTTCAAGCTGGCGCGGGAGACCGCCGAGCTGCTCGGCCACCGCGACCGCGTCACCCGCGAGATGGTCGTCGCCGACTGCGACTACGTGGGCGCCGGCTACGGCCTGATCGACGCCGAGGTGATCGAGGCGCTGAAGCTCGCGGCCCGCACCGACGCCATCCTGCTGGACCCGGTCTACACCGGCAAGGCGATGAAGGGGCTGATCGCACTGGCCGGAGCCGGCCGGTTCGATGGCGAGACGGTGGTGTTCCTGCACACCGGCGGCGCCCAGGGCCTGTTCGGCTATCAATCGGAACTGGAAGGCCAGCTGTGA
- a CDS encoding DUF6491 family protein, translating to MKLPIAALIGAAVSLAACADAYPPPPPGPPPGAPPPAGPPPGYSAALAPDACFRTHDIRNHTVGDDHTLYIDVNGRDVYAIEMSGACLAGAMSNDPIIIREPPGAAIVCRPIDLDISIGRPGGGGFATPCIVRDIVRLTPGQVAALPPKVRP from the coding sequence ATGAAGCTTCCAATCGCCGCCCTGATCGGCGCGGCCGTGTCGCTCGCCGCCTGCGCTGACGCCTATCCCCCGCCGCCGCCAGGACCCCCGCCCGGCGCGCCGCCGCCCGCGGGGCCGCCGCCCGGCTATTCCGCCGCCCTGGCGCCCGACGCCTGCTTCCGCACCCACGACATCCGCAACCACACGGTGGGCGACGACCACACGCTGTACATCGACGTGAACGGACGCGACGTCTACGCGATCGAGATGAGCGGCGCCTGCCTGGCCGGCGCGATGTCCAACGATCCGATCATCATCCGAGAGCCGCCGGGCGCGGCCATCGTCTGCCGGCCCATCGACCTGGATATCTCGATCGGCCGCCCCGGCGGCGGCGGCTTCGCCACGCCCTGCATCGTCAGGGACATCGTGCGCCTGACGCCCGGGCAAGTGGCGGCCCTGCCCCCCAAGGTTCGGCCCTAG
- the thiC gene encoding phosphomethylpyrimidine synthase ThiC, translated as MNKPTGKLDAGTVPTGERPGSRKVYQAGVLWPDIRVPFREVAVHPSAQEPALTLYDPSGPYTDPTVVIDIEKGLSKTREPWVVSRGDVEIVETPREVKPEDNGFAKGEHLAPQFTAPRRVYRAKAGANVTQLEYARRGVITPEMEYVAIRENLRRKEADPFIRDGEDFGASIPDFCTPEFVRDEIARGRAIIPANINHTELEPMIIGRNFLVKINANIGNSAVLSHVSDEVDKMVWSIRCGADTVMDLSTGRNIHNIRDWIIRNSSVPIGTVPIYQALEKVNGVAEDLNWEVFRDTLIEQAEQGVDYFTIHAGVRLAYVPLTARRVTGIVSRGGSIMAKWCLAHHKENFLYEHFEDICEIMKAYDVSFSLGDGLRPGCIADANDAAQFGELETLGELTQIAWKHNVQVMIEGPGHVPMHKIKANMDKQLEVCGEAPFYTLGPLTTDVAPGYDHITSAIGAAMIGWFGTAMLCYVTPKEHLGLPNREDVKVGVMTYKLAAHAADLAKGHPTARAWDDAISRARFEFRWEDQFNLGIDPETAREYHDESLPKEAFKTAHFCSMCGPKFCSMKISQDIRDAARAQNDVDTGMDEMARKFRETGGEILVPLTPAE; from the coding sequence ATGAACAAGCCCACAGGCAAGCTGGACGCCGGGACCGTCCCCACGGGCGAGCGTCCGGGGTCGCGCAAGGTCTACCAGGCGGGCGTGCTGTGGCCCGACATCCGCGTGCCGTTCCGCGAGGTCGCCGTGCACCCGAGCGCCCAGGAGCCGGCGCTGACCCTCTACGATCCGTCGGGCCCCTACACCGACCCGACCGTGGTCATCGACATCGAGAAGGGCCTCTCAAAGACCCGCGAGCCCTGGGTGGTCTCCCGCGGCGACGTGGAGATCGTCGAGACGCCGCGCGAGGTGAAGCCCGAGGACAACGGCTTCGCCAAGGGCGAGCACCTGGCGCCGCAGTTCACGGCGCCGCGCCGCGTCTACCGCGCCAAGGCCGGAGCCAACGTCACCCAGCTGGAATACGCCCGACGCGGGGTGATCACGCCCGAAATGGAATACGTCGCTATCCGCGAGAACCTGCGTCGCAAGGAGGCCGACCCCTTCATCCGCGACGGCGAGGACTTCGGAGCCTCGATCCCCGACTTCTGCACCCCGGAATTCGTCCGCGACGAGATCGCGCGCGGCCGCGCCATCATCCCGGCCAACATCAACCACACCGAGCTGGAGCCGATGATCATCGGCCGCAACTTCCTGGTGAAGATCAACGCCAACATCGGCAACTCGGCGGTGCTGTCGCACGTGTCCGACGAGGTCGACAAAATGGTCTGGTCGATCCGCTGCGGCGCCGACACCGTCATGGACCTCTCCACCGGCCGCAACATCCACAACATCCGCGACTGGATCATCCGCAACAGCTCGGTGCCGATCGGCACCGTGCCGATCTACCAGGCGCTGGAGAAGGTCAACGGCGTCGCCGAGGACCTGAACTGGGAGGTCTTCCGCGACACCCTGATCGAACAGGCCGAGCAGGGCGTCGACTACTTCACCATCCACGCCGGCGTACGGCTGGCCTACGTGCCGCTGACCGCCAGGCGCGTGACCGGGATCGTGTCGCGCGGCGGCTCGATCATGGCCAAGTGGTGCCTCGCGCATCACAAGGAGAACTTCCTCTACGAGCACTTCGAGGACATCTGCGAGATCATGAAGGCGTACGACGTCTCCTTCTCGCTGGGCGACGGCCTGCGCCCCGGCTGCATCGCCGACGCCAACGACGCCGCGCAGTTCGGCGAACTCGAGACGCTGGGCGAGCTCACCCAGATTGCCTGGAAGCACAACGTCCAGGTGATGATCGAGGGCCCCGGTCACGTGCCGATGCACAAGATCAAGGCCAACATGGACAAGCAGCTGGAGGTCTGTGGCGAGGCGCCCTTCTACACGCTCGGCCCGCTGACCACCGACGTCGCCCCCGGCTACGACCACATCACCTCCGCCATCGGCGCGGCGATGATCGGCTGGTTCGGCACCGCCATGCTTTGCTACGTGACCCCCAAGGAGCACCTGGGCCTGCCGAACCGCGAGGACGTCAAGGTCGGGGTGATGACCTACAAGCTGGCCGCCCACGCCGCGGACCTCGCCAAGGGCCACCCGACCGCGCGCGCCTGGGACGACGCCATCTCGCGGGCGCGCTTCGAGTTTCGCTGGGAGGACCAGTTCAACCTCGGCATCGACCCGGAAACCGCGCGCGAATACCACGACGAGAGCCTGCCGAAGGAGGCGTTCAAGACCGCCCACTTCTGCTCCATGTGCGGCCCGAAGTTCTGCTCGATGAAGATCAGCCAGGACATCCGCGACGCCGCGCGGGCTCAGAACGACGTCGACACCGGCATGGACGAGATGGCCCGCAAGTTCCGCGAGACCGGCGGCGAGATCCTCGTCCCGCTGACCCCGGCGGAGTAG
- a CDS encoding TonB-dependent receptor plug domain-containing protein, whose amino-acid sequence MTTYRAALLASLSLPALCGLFAAGPAAAQVAAPASPSTVEEVVVTGSRVAARSRLETLAPVDVVSVNQITRGGTTELAQALAFALPSLNFTRPAVTDGTDTVRPATLRGLSPDETLVLINSKRAHAAALVNLNGSIGYGSGAVDLNTIPAAAINSVEVLRDGASAQYGSDAIAGVINLRLREARSGGSMSVTYGQYNTDVQTRPSPAAVPGVVLQPDKHRNDGGTTTITGWQGLPLGATGFLTVSGELKRQEHTTRAGPDPRQQYPLVNGAFDPRELTYDRYNNWYGDPKIDQYTAYANAGYDLDNGIHLYGWGSYQYRDAVSAANVRRAIQENAGSNIISVYPNGFLPKIEGKVTDASVAGGATGKLGGWDWDASVVYGRNEFHFNVIDSINASLGPSSPHSFDAGKLLYQQTVGNIGLTRTVQLSGYAVNLAAGVEARNENYQIKPGEPASYVNGGYFTQPGVLGGSGAQSFSGFSPENATDKSRTSESAYFEAESKLTEAFDLDGAVRYEHYSDFGDVLTGKLGGRYDFSPNFALRASLSNGFRAPSLQQSFITTTSTNFVGGLPIQTVLLPPGDPRARLIGASPLKPEKSNNISGGGVFRAGSFSLTVDAYYIKIKDRIVLSDILQQPNVIALFNAGGVTGIGGVRFFTNGVDSETKGVEAVASYKWRPDWDYGGFDLSASLSHNETTLTRVQSTPILSALTPPPVFLPHYRTATLTDGQPKWKGSFVADWNYGPFGATAKATYYGKLLQPSNNSVAAGDYVLGPKTLIDLEGRMQLSHGLQLAVGVDNVLDTYPNTPPYVLNGVTISSNGVGAFPEYSPFGFQGRFLYARATLSW is encoded by the coding sequence ATGACCACCTATCGCGCTGCGTTGCTGGCGAGCCTGAGTCTGCCGGCGCTTTGCGGGCTGTTCGCTGCGGGGCCGGCGGCGGCCCAGGTCGCGGCGCCGGCGTCGCCTTCCACGGTCGAGGAGGTGGTGGTCACCGGCAGCCGGGTGGCGGCCCGCTCGCGCCTGGAGACCCTCGCGCCGGTGGACGTGGTCAGCGTCAACCAGATCACCCGCGGCGGCACTACCGAGCTCGCCCAGGCGCTGGCCTTCGCCCTGCCGTCGCTGAATTTCACCCGGCCGGCGGTCACCGACGGCACCGACACCGTCCGCCCGGCCACCCTGCGCGGGCTGTCGCCGGACGAGACCCTGGTGCTGATCAATTCCAAGCGCGCCCACGCCGCGGCCCTGGTCAACCTGAACGGCTCGATCGGCTATGGCTCGGGGGCGGTGGACCTCAACACCATTCCCGCCGCGGCGATCAATTCGGTGGAGGTGCTGCGCGACGGGGCCTCGGCCCAGTACGGCTCCGACGCCATCGCCGGCGTGATCAACCTGCGCCTGCGCGAGGCCCGCTCCGGCGGCTCGATGAGCGTCACCTACGGCCAGTACAACACCGACGTGCAGACCCGCCCGAGCCCGGCGGCCGTGCCCGGCGTGGTCCTGCAGCCGGACAAGCACCGCAACGACGGCGGCACCACCACCATCACCGGCTGGCAGGGCCTGCCGCTGGGCGCCACGGGCTTCCTGACCGTTTCCGGCGAGCTGAAGCGGCAGGAGCACACCACCCGCGCCGGCCCCGATCCGCGCCAGCAGTATCCGCTGGTCAACGGCGCCTTCGATCCGCGCGAACTGACCTACGACCGCTACAACAACTGGTACGGCGACCCGAAGATCGACCAGTACACCGCCTACGCCAACGCCGGGTACGACCTCGACAACGGCATCCACCTCTACGGCTGGGGCAGCTACCAGTACCGGGATGCGGTCTCGGCGGCCAACGTGCGCCGCGCGATCCAGGAGAACGCCGGCTCCAACATCATCTCGGTCTATCCCAACGGCTTCCTGCCGAAGATCGAGGGCAAGGTCACCGACGCCAGCGTGGCCGGCGGGGCGACGGGCAAGCTCGGCGGCTGGGACTGGGACGCCAGCGTCGTCTACGGCCGCAACGAGTTCCACTTCAACGTGATCGACTCGATCAACGCCTCGCTCGGCCCGAGCAGCCCGCATTCGTTCGACGCCGGCAAGCTCCTCTACCAGCAGACGGTCGGCAACATCGGGCTGACCCGCACGGTCCAGCTCTCGGGCTACGCGGTGAACCTGGCGGCCGGCGTCGAGGCTCGCAACGAGAACTACCAGATCAAGCCCGGCGAGCCGGCTTCCTACGTCAACGGCGGCTACTTCACCCAGCCCGGCGTCCTGGGCGGCAGCGGCGCGCAGTCCTTCTCCGGCTTCAGCCCGGAGAACGCCACCGACAAGAGCCGCACGTCGGAGAGCGCCTACTTCGAGGCGGAGAGCAAGCTGACCGAGGCCTTCGACCTCGACGGCGCCGTCCGCTACGAGCACTACTCGGACTTCGGAGACGTGCTCACCGGCAAGCTCGGCGGCCGCTACGACTTCAGCCCCAACTTCGCCCTGCGCGCCAGCCTCTCCAACGGCTTTCGCGCGCCCTCGCTGCAGCAGTCCTTCATCACCACCACCTCGACCAACTTCGTCGGCGGCCTGCCGATCCAGACGGTGCTGCTGCCGCCGGGCGATCCCCGCGCCAGGCTGATCGGCGCCTCGCCCCTGAAGCCTGAGAAGTCGAACAACATCTCGGGCGGCGGCGTCTTCCGCGCCGGCTCGTTCTCGCTGACGGTCGACGCCTACTACATCAAGATCAAGGACCGGATCGTCCTGTCCGACATCCTGCAGCAGCCGAACGTCATCGCCCTGTTCAACGCCGGCGGCGTCACCGGCATCGGCGGCGTGCGCTTCTTCACCAACGGCGTCGACAGCGAGACCAAGGGCGTCGAGGCGGTGGCCAGCTACAAGTGGCGTCCGGACTGGGACTATGGCGGCTTCGACCTCAGCGCCAGCCTGTCGCACAACGAGACCACCCTGACCCGGGTGCAGTCGACGCCGATCCTGTCGGCGCTGACCCCGCCGCCGGTGTTCCTGCCGCACTACCGCACCGCGACCCTCACGGACGGCCAGCCCAAGTGGAAGGGCTCCTTCGTCGCCGACTGGAACTACGGGCCGTTCGGGGCGACCGCCAAGGCGACCTACTACGGCAAGCTGCTGCAGCCCTCGAACAACAGCGTGGCGGCGGGCGACTACGTCCTCGGCCCCAAGACCCTGATCGACCTGGAGGGGCGGATGCAGCTCAGCCACGGGCTGCAGCTGGCGGTCGGCGTGGACAACGTGCTCGACACCTATCCGAACACCCCGCCCTACGTGCTGAACGGGGTGACCATCAGCTCCAACGGGGTCGGCGCCTTCCCGGAGTACTCGCCGTTCGGCTTCCAGGGCCGCTTCCTCTACGCCCGCGCCACCCTGTCCTGGTGA
- a CDS encoding FABP family protein, translating into MQPFPDDIFTEPADVDPDTLANLGPLRRMAGVWEGRKGVDLNPKADGPERRAYVERIELQPIDPQANGPQLFYGLRYHIHILATDEDATFHDQVGYWLWEPATGLVLQTVAIPRGQVAIASGQAAADATRLVLTAERGQTEYGICSTAFLEYAFRTDSYRIEVAFEADGGWSYVSDTMLTVRGRAEPFRHRDRNTLTRIAEPTPNPLALMRAALKV; encoded by the coding sequence ATGCAGCCCTTCCCCGACGACATCTTCACCGAGCCGGCGGACGTGGATCCCGACACCCTGGCCAACCTCGGGCCGCTGCGGCGGATGGCCGGCGTCTGGGAAGGCCGCAAGGGCGTCGACCTCAACCCCAAGGCCGACGGGCCGGAGCGGCGCGCGTACGTCGAGCGCATCGAGCTGCAGCCGATCGACCCGCAGGCCAACGGCCCGCAGCTGTTCTACGGCCTGCGCTATCACATCCACATCCTCGCCACCGACGAAGACGCCACCTTCCACGACCAGGTCGGCTACTGGCTCTGGGAGCCGGCCACCGGGCTGGTGCTGCAGACGGTGGCCATCCCGCGCGGCCAGGTGGCGATCGCCTCGGGACAGGCGGCGGCCGACGCCACGCGCCTGGTGCTGACGGCGGAGCGCGGACAGACCGAATACGGCATCTGCTCCACCGCCTTCCTGGAATACGCCTTCCGCACCGACTCCTACCGGATCGAAGTGGCCTTCGAGGCCGACGGCGGCTGGAGCTACGTCTCCGACACCATGCTGACGGTCCGCGGCCGCGCAGAGCCCTTCCGCCACCGCGACCGCAACACCCTGACCCGGATCGCCGAGCCGACGCCCAACCCGCTCGCCCTGATGCGGGCGGCGCTCAAGGTCTGA
- the greA gene encoding transcription elongation factor GreA, which produces MAVAFTREEDYESQAADLPDRPVSPHPNLVTASGLAAIEAELAAARAAYAAAQVQGGVSADRTAMARATRDLRYWSARRGAAQLTEPAADPDVVQFGRTVEVEREDGRRQTFRIVGEDEADPARGSVSYVSPLARALLGKAVGDTAPVNGAEVEVVAVR; this is translated from the coding sequence ATGGCCGTCGCCTTCACCCGCGAGGAAGACTACGAGTCCCAGGCCGCCGACCTGCCGGACCGCCCCGTCTCGCCACACCCGAACCTGGTCACCGCCAGCGGCCTCGCCGCCATCGAGGCCGAGCTGGCCGCCGCCCGCGCCGCCTACGCCGCCGCCCAGGTGCAGGGCGGGGTCAGCGCCGACCGCACCGCCATGGCCCGCGCCACCCGCGACCTGCGCTACTGGTCCGCGCGCCGCGGCGCCGCCCAGCTCACCGAGCCCGCGGCCGACCCCGACGTGGTCCAGTTCGGCCGCACGGTGGAGGTGGAACGCGAGGACGGACGCCGCCAGACCTTCCGCATCGTCGGCGAGGACGAAGCCGATCCCGCCCGCGGCAGCGTCTCCTACGTCTCGCCCCTGGCGCGCGCCCTGCTGGGCAAGGCGGTCGGCGACACCGCCCCGGTGAACGGCGCCGAGGTCGAGGTGGTCGCGGTGCGCTGA
- a CDS encoding long-chain-acyl-CoA synthetase produces MALKARLQREWRFLRGLNRTLKRVKSISPESDNLVCDDLEAAVARWRERPALSFEGRTLTYAELDGMANRFAHWAKGLNLRRGQTVALFMPNRAEYFAVWYGLSKVGVVTALINNQLSGLPLAHCLNISGAAHVIVDPETSPVFEAARPLLEKPLQQWVLGPVHGDQRDLVQALKSCSQLAPDRALREGMTARDTALLIFTSGTTGMPKAARITHVRAQLYMRGFAGSTGAGASDRIYVALPLYHATGGLCALGAAFLNGGSVFLRRRFSATHFWGEAAAEGCTMFVYIGELCRYLVNQPPSDDETRHKIRLAFGNGLRPDIWRVMKQRFHIPDILEFYGSTEGNVSLFNFDGREGAIGRAPKWLRNRFNVRLIQFDVEAEKPLRGPDGFCIESGPGQIGECIGKVGHDARSEYTGYVDKAASEKKVLRDVFEKGDAWFATGDLMKMDADGYLYFVDRIGDTFRWKGENVSTNEVAERLQAAPGVKEANVYGVAVDGADGRAGMAGLVVDGEFDIKAFGQHVAAELPTFAQPLFVRILPAMETTGTFKARKMDLVADGYDPGKIKGPLYFHDPRRGYVKVTKSVFEKIAAGAVKV; encoded by the coding sequence ATGGCCCTTAAGGCGAGGCTGCAGCGCGAGTGGCGTTTTCTGCGCGGGCTGAACCGCACCCTCAAGCGGGTGAAGTCGATCAGCCCCGAGAGCGACAACCTCGTCTGCGACGACCTGGAGGCGGCGGTCGCCAGGTGGCGCGAGCGCCCGGCGCTGAGCTTCGAAGGCCGCACGCTCACCTACGCCGAGCTCGACGGCATGGCCAACCGCTTCGCCCACTGGGCCAAGGGGCTGAACCTGCGGCGCGGCCAGACGGTGGCGCTGTTCATGCCCAACCGCGCCGAGTACTTCGCCGTCTGGTACGGCCTGTCGAAGGTCGGCGTGGTCACCGCCCTGATCAACAACCAGCTCTCCGGCCTGCCGCTGGCCCACTGCCTGAACATCTCCGGCGCGGCCCACGTCATCGTCGACCCCGAGACCTCGCCGGTGTTCGAGGCTGCCCGCCCGCTGCTGGAGAAGCCGCTGCAGCAATGGGTGCTCGGCCCGGTGCACGGCGACCAGCGCGACCTCGTCCAGGCGCTGAAGAGCTGCAGCCAGCTCGCCCCCGACCGCGCCCTGCGCGAGGGCATGACGGCCCGCGACACCGCCCTGCTGATCTTCACCTCCGGCACCACCGGCATGCCGAAGGCGGCGCGCATCACCCACGTCCGCGCCCAGCTCTACATGCGCGGCTTCGCCGGCTCGACCGGCGCCGGCGCCAGCGACCGGATCTACGTCGCCCTGCCGCTCTATCACGCCACCGGCGGGCTCTGCGCCCTGGGGGCGGCCTTCCTGAACGGCGGCTCGGTGTTCCTGCGCCGGCGGTTCTCGGCCACCCACTTCTGGGGCGAGGCCGCGGCCGAGGGCTGCACCATGTTCGTCTACATCGGCGAGCTCTGCCGCTACCTGGTCAACCAGCCGCCCTCCGACGACGAGACCCGCCACAAGATCCGCTTGGCGTTCGGCAACGGCCTGCGGCCGGACATCTGGCGCGTGATGAAGCAGCGCTTCCACATCCCCGACATCCTGGAGTTCTACGGCTCCACCGAGGGCAACGTGTCGCTGTTCAACTTCGACGGCCGGGAAGGCGCCATCGGCCGCGCGCCCAAGTGGCTGCGCAACCGGTTCAACGTGCGGCTCATCCAGTTCGACGTCGAGGCGGAGAAGCCGCTGCGCGGGCCCGACGGCTTCTGCATCGAGAGCGGCCCGGGCCAGATCGGCGAGTGCATCGGCAAGGTCGGCCACGACGCCCGCTCGGAATACACCGGCTATGTCGACAAGGCGGCGTCGGAGAAGAAGGTGCTGCGCGACGTCTTCGAAAAGGGCGACGCCTGGTTCGCCACCGGCGACCTGATGAAGATGGACGCCGACGGCTACCTCTATTTCGTCGACCGGATCGGCGACACCTTCCGCTGGAAGGGCGAGAACGTCTCCACCAACGAGGTGGCCGAGCGGCTGCAGGCGGCGCCCGGCGTCAAGGAGGCCAACGTCTACGGCGTCGCCGTCGACGGCGCCGACGGGAGGGCCGGGATGGCGGGGCTGGTGGTCGACGGCGAGTTCGACATCAAGGCGTTCGGCCAGCACGTGGCCGCCGAACTCCCGACCTTCGCCCAGCCGCTGTTCGTCCGCATCCTGCCGGCGATGGAGACCACCGGCACCTTCAAGGCCCGCAAGATGGACCTGGTGGCCGACGGCTACGATCCGGGCAAGATCAAGGGCCCGCTCTACTTCCACGACCCGCGGCGCGGCTATGTGAAGGTGACCAAGTCGGTGTTCGAGAAGATCGCTGCGGGCGCCGTGAAGGTGTGA
- a CDS encoding amidohydrolase has protein sequence MPIRVLRPLLFAAAAAVVACASSAQAGDVARQKAEIDAGLDRGYAQLDALYKDIHQHPELGFQETETAAKLAKQMRALGFTVTERVGKTGIVAIYKNGPGPTVMVRTELDALPMEEKTGLPYASHAVTAWNGKPTPVAHSCGHDIHMAAWVGAAQALVAMKNQWHGTLMFIGQPSEETVGGAKAMIADGLFTRFPKPDIGFAQHVSNLAAGAVAYMPGVESSNSNELNITFHGRGSHGSRPQESIDPVMEAARFVVDVQSVISREKDPAAFGVITVGAIQSGSAGNIIPDTAVLHGTIRTYDNAVRDKMLAGIRRTAKAVADMAGAPAPDVDLAEGGKAVVNDAAITARTAPVFKAAFGDHAIALTAPNSASEDYSEFIIAGVPSLFFGLGGYDPKVIAEARAKGQPLPTNHSPYFAPVPEPTIRTGVEAMTLAVLNVMGS, from the coding sequence ATGCCGATCCGCGTCCTTCGACCCCTCCTCTTCGCCGCCGCCGCGGCGGTCGTGGCCTGCGCCTCGTCCGCCCAGGCCGGTGACGTCGCCAGGCAGAAGGCCGAGATCGACGCCGGGCTCGACCGCGGCTACGCCCAGCTCGACGCCCTCTACAAGGACATCCACCAGCACCCCGAGCTCGGCTTCCAGGAGACCGAGACCGCCGCCAAGCTCGCCAAGCAGATGCGGGCGCTCGGCTTCACGGTGACCGAGCGCGTCGGCAAGACCGGCATCGTCGCGATCTACAAGAATGGCCCCGGCCCCACGGTCATGGTCCGCACCGAGCTCGACGCCCTCCCCATGGAGGAGAAGACCGGGCTGCCCTACGCCAGCCACGCGGTGACCGCCTGGAACGGCAAGCCGACCCCCGTCGCGCACAGCTGCGGCCACGATATCCACATGGCCGCCTGGGTCGGGGCTGCCCAGGCCCTGGTGGCCATGAAGAACCAGTGGCACGGGACCTTGATGTTCATCGGCCAGCCGTCGGAGGAGACGGTGGGCGGCGCAAAGGCCATGATCGCCGACGGCCTCTTCACCCGCTTTCCCAAGCCCGACATTGGCTTCGCCCAGCACGTCAGCAACCTGGCGGCGGGCGCCGTGGCCTACATGCCGGGGGTCGAGAGCTCGAACTCGAACGAGCTGAACATCACCTTCCACGGTCGCGGTTCCCACGGCTCGCGGCCGCAGGAGAGCATCGACCCGGTGATGGAGGCCGCCCGCTTCGTGGTCGACGTGCAGAGCGTGATCAGCCGCGAGAAGGATCCCGCCGCCTTCGGCGTGATCACGGTGGGCGCGATCCAGTCGGGCAGCGCCGGCAATATCATCCCGGACACCGCCGTCCTGCACGGCACCATCCGCACCTACGACAACGCCGTGCGCGACAAGATGCTGGCGGGCATCCGCCGCACCGCCAAGGCCGTGGCCGACATGGCCGGCGCGCCGGCTCCCGACGTCGACTTGGCGGAGGGCGGCAAGGCGGTTGTCAACGACGCCGCCATCACCGCGCGCACCGCCCCGGTGTTCAAGGCCGCGTTCGGCGACCACGCCATCGCCCTGACCGCGCCCAACTCGGCCAGCGAGGACTATTCGGAGTTCATAATCGCCGGCGTCCCCTCGCTGTTCTTCGGCCTCGGCGGCTATGACCCCAAGGTGATCGCCGAGGCCCGCGCCAAGGGCCAGCCGCTCCCGACCAACCACTCTCCCTATTTCGCCCCGGTCCCCGAGCCGACGATTCGCACCGGCGTCGAGGCCATGACCCTGGCCGTCCTGAACGTGATGGGGTCCTAG